The Desulfomicrobium orale DSM 12838 genome includes a window with the following:
- a CDS encoding response regulator: MYTEEVDTLAKEYVSQIPISVLLIDDEFLIGEAMRIKLSTEHDISFHYCKEPDKALEKAYTAQPTVIMLDLVMPGVNGLTMVKFFKNSEDFRSIPLIVLSAREEPELKRKAVALGANDYMIKLPDKTELVARIRCHSERYIFKRQRDELITKLNARSGQRHFNTSDAEVTNQPVPASDGGDLFSPYLD; encoded by the coding sequence ATGTATACAGAAGAAGTCGATACCCTTGCAAAGGAATATGTATCTCAAATTCCAATTTCTGTTTTGCTCATTGATGATGAATTTTTGATTGGCGAGGCTATGCGTATCAAGCTTTCTACTGAACACGATATATCGTTTCATTATTGTAAGGAACCAGATAAGGCATTGGAAAAAGCATATACTGCTCAGCCTACAGTTATTATGCTTGACTTGGTTATGCCTGGCGTCAATGGGCTGACCATGGTTAAATTTTTCAAGAACAGTGAGGATTTCCGCAGTATTCCTCTTATCGTACTGTCTGCCCGGGAGGAGCCGGAGTTGAAAAGAAAGGCTGTCGCTTTGGGGGCCAATGATTATATGATCAAGCTGCCGGATAAGACAGAACTTGTCGCTCGTATTCGCTGCCACTCTGAACGCTATATATTCAAGCGTCAACGCGATGAACTCATTACAAAGCTTAACGCCCGTAGTGGCCAGAGGCATTTCAACACGTCCGATGCGGAAGTCACAAATCAGCCAGTACCTGCCTCGGATGGTGGAGATTTGTTCTCACCATATTTAGATTAA
- a CDS encoding ATP-binding protein, producing MERKRAFYDLLQFKIHLGVQLILVLCFFALGYFIYVTQLNFLMDEIRSQGTQQVGMVAESSAVPMQRGSYYFLEELAAKVEYSPLVAYCQILDAQGNPLLQKEVRDGQTRSDIAAAYSSDDVMIMEKDIVAGDTILGKVKLGMFINKAREEVKYSTIRLVAAFAVVLGVITVFLYVFLNRQLILPVINLSMLTQTLSKGEFVTTTLDRRRDELGVLAQGFNDMSRNLRDAYRTLERKVEARTEDLNSAYNELQAIFDNSLIGIAVLSGDYRIIRANTRFASIFGHQTGEMSNLTLGDLCASAQDADAVIEKFSGQMSEQGIVQAEFPFRKKSGAAFWSQVSAKTVDPADLSKGIILILEDISDRRKASQMLRQHAEDLRVAKDEADKATRSKSEFLARMSHEIRTPMNAILGMAEMLQESDLTEEQAEYVKTFSSAGELLLGIINDILDFSKIEVGQIKLESIPFSLRDLVDDVSKLFAYRAEEKDLKLVRFVSSDLAQRYIGDPTRIRQIIINLLGNAIKFTSQGGVTLDVKPSTMEDGSSCCLFSVKDTGIGIPQSKLVSIFESFAQADSSTTREFGGTGLGLAISKKLVELMGGRIWVESEINEGTTFFFALPLTEDTAVKAAEEGFLQDVVRRVLPEDTRLLIVEDNPADPASISSLVRDWNPIFTTRKTPGQAVDALLDRRGKNFHAVIIDSVVDGETSLEIAHLLIGQGMDLPHLVLVVESEGEIAQVLPGISELTSLSYVVKADRDAHLLERVQEAVKAVQQSLEAEAQKQIKKVLLVDDVEANRRVVELFLKKMNVSLVHAENGKEAVEKFTEEPFDLVLMDMEMPVMDGLEATRRIRMWEQEKREYKTPIIALTAHAFQEHRQKTIDAGCTEFLAKPIKKQDLIDVVNQFSGKHAPLTEISATAQPISLEPSSLSDVDSPVRIDPELEELRPLFLRTVYDFQSQIADAITGNDFQTLQRCGHSLKGLGSTYAVDEISQTGKVIESAAKGRQTAVIVEAAKHLAIFMTTGQTPKIQTEENAELSSIDEVAPLYSPTGRFVVHAAPDMSELIPFLLDAMQKDLVSMRKALADKDFATLHRSGHSHKGFGASYGFDYISFLGSHIQVAADRQNVEELGKLLNILEDYLKRVDIIYDGDTEDGGEETAARLEHPEGDSPAVEPEETEQSFTVAVDKELYELIPLFLETMQKNISEMREALISKQYEIVCRHGHSQRGLGSTYGFDYLGSLGSKIESAGVQKDSNAISALLDEMDEYLNKVHIVQKEG from the coding sequence ATGGAAAGAAAAAGAGCATTTTACGACCTGCTTCAATTCAAAATACATCTCGGGGTACAGCTCATTCTGGTGCTTTGCTTTTTCGCCCTGGGATATTTCATTTATGTGACCCAGCTTAACTTCCTCATGGATGAAATCAGAAGCCAGGGCACGCAGCAGGTTGGGATGGTTGCGGAAAGCAGTGCCGTGCCCATGCAGCGGGGGAGTTATTACTTTCTGGAAGAGCTGGCCGCCAAGGTCGAGTATTCTCCATTGGTGGCATACTGCCAGATTTTGGATGCGCAGGGTAATCCTCTGTTGCAGAAAGAGGTCCGGGACGGTCAAACCCGGAGTGATATCGCTGCCGCATATAGTTCAGACGATGTCATGATTATGGAAAAGGACATTGTCGCCGGAGATACAATACTTGGAAAAGTAAAACTGGGAATGTTCATCAACAAGGCCAGAGAAGAAGTAAAATACAGTACCATCAGACTGGTCGCCGCATTCGCGGTAGTGCTTGGCGTCATTACTGTATTTCTCTATGTCTTCTTGAATCGTCAGCTCATTCTGCCGGTAATCAACCTGTCCATGCTGACCCAGACACTCTCCAAGGGAGAGTTTGTCACCACTACGCTGGACCGCCGCAGAGACGAACTGGGTGTTTTGGCCCAGGGCTTCAACGATATGAGCCGTAACCTGCGGGATGCCTACAGAACTCTGGAGAGAAAGGTCGAGGCACGTACCGAGGATCTGAACAGTGCATATAACGAACTGCAGGCGATATTTGACAACTCTTTGATTGGCATCGCGGTTCTGTCCGGAGACTACAGAATAATCCGGGCCAACACGAGATTCGCTTCCATTTTCGGCCACCAGACTGGGGAAATGTCGAATCTGACTTTGGGAGACCTGTGCGCTTCCGCTCAGGATGCCGATGCAGTCATCGAGAAGTTTTCAGGGCAGATGTCAGAACAGGGTATCGTGCAGGCGGAGTTTCCCTTCCGTAAAAAGAGCGGGGCGGCCTTCTGGAGTCAGGTTTCCGCCAAAACTGTCGATCCGGCGGATTTGAGCAAGGGAATTATTCTGATTCTGGAGGATATCTCGGACAGGAGAAAAGCCAGTCAGATGTTGCGCCAGCATGCGGAAGATCTGCGCGTGGCCAAGGACGAGGCGGACAAGGCGACTCGCTCCAAAAGTGAATTTCTGGCCAGGATGAGCCATGAGATCCGGACTCCCATGAACGCCATCCTGGGCATGGCCGAAATGCTTCAGGAATCGGATCTGACCGAGGAACAGGCCGAGTACGTGAAGACCTTCAGCTCGGCTGGCGAACTTCTGCTTGGGATCATCAACGACATTCTCGACTTCTCCAAGATTGAAGTGGGGCAGATCAAGCTTGAGTCCATTCCGTTCTCTCTGCGGGATTTGGTAGACGATGTCTCCAAACTTTTCGCTTATCGGGCGGAAGAAAAAGATCTGAAGCTGGTCCGATTTGTTTCATCCGATCTCGCGCAACGTTATATCGGCGATCCGACACGTATCCGCCAGATTATCATCAACTTGCTGGGAAATGCCATCAAATTCACCAGTCAGGGCGGTGTAACTCTGGATGTGAAGCCCTCCACCATGGAGGACGGTTCTTCTTGCTGCCTTTTCTCGGTCAAGGATACCGGCATCGGCATTCCGCAGTCCAAGCTGGTCTCCATTTTCGAGAGCTTTGCCCAGGCTGACTCCTCCACGACGCGGGAGTTCGGGGGAACCGGCCTCGGGCTGGCCATATCCAAGAAACTCGTGGAGCTCATGGGAGGCCGGATATGGGTGGAGAGCGAGATCAATGAGGGCACGACCTTTTTCTTTGCGTTGCCGCTCACGGAGGACACGGCGGTCAAGGCAGCGGAAGAGGGCTTCCTGCAGGATGTTGTACGCCGTGTTCTGCCCGAAGACACCCGGCTTCTGATCGTTGAAGACAACCCCGCCGATCCGGCAAGTATTTCCAGTCTGGTGCGGGACTGGAATCCCATATTCACGACACGCAAAACACCGGGACAGGCTGTGGATGCCCTATTGGACCGGCGGGGGAAAAATTTCCATGCGGTCATCATTGACAGTGTGGTGGACGGGGAAACTTCCCTTGAGATCGCACATCTCTTGATAGGGCAGGGAATGGACCTGCCGCATCTGGTTCTGGTCGTGGAATCCGAAGGAGAGATAGCTCAGGTTCTCCCCGGTATTTCCGAGCTTACTTCCTTGTCTTATGTGGTGAAAGCCGATCGGGATGCCCATCTGCTGGAACGGGTCCAGGAGGCGGTGAAGGCGGTTCAGCAGAGCCTGGAGGCGGAAGCTCAGAAACAGATAAAGAAAGTGCTGCTGGTGGATGATGTGGAAGCCAACAGGCGGGTGGTGGAGCTTTTCCTGAAGAAAATGAACGTTTCTCTGGTCCATGCGGAGAACGGCAAGGAGGCGGTGGAGAAGTTCACGGAAGAGCCGTTTGATCTTGTGCTCATGGACATGGAAATGCCGGTTATGGACGGTCTGGAGGCTACCCGCCGCATTCGCATGTGGGAACAGGAGAAAAGGGAGTATAAGACCCCCATCATCGCTCTGACCGCTCACGCATTTCAGGAGCACAGGCAGAAGACCATCGATGCGGGATGTACGGAATTTCTGGCCAAGCCCATCAAGAAGCAGGACCTGATCGATGTGGTGAATCAGTTTTCCGGAAAGCATGCTCCGCTGACCGAAATATCGGCCACGGCACAGCCGATCTCGCTGGAACCCTCCAGTTTGTCCGACGTGGATTCGCCCGTGCGCATCGATCCGGAACTGGAGGAACTGAGGCCGCTTTTCCTGCGGACGGTATACGATTTTCAGTCGCAGATCGCCGATGCCATTACCGGGAATGATTTCCAGACATTGCAACGGTGCGGGCACAGCTTGAAAGGTCTTGGCAGTACCTACGCCGTCGATGAAATAAGCCAGACCGGCAAAGTCATCGAGTCGGCCGCCAAGGGACGTCAGACCGCCGTTATTGTCGAGGCGGCCAAACATCTGGCCATATTCATGACCACCGGTCAGACTCCGAAGATTCAAACGGAGGAGAATGCGGAGCTTTCCTCAATAGACGAGGTTGCGCCACTGTATAGTCCCACCGGTCGTTTCGTGGTGCATGCCGCACCGGATATGTCCGAGCTCATTCCTTTTCTCCTGGACGCCATGCAAAAGGATCTGGTCTCCATGAGAAAGGCCCTCGCCGACAAGGATTTTGCCACACTTCACCGTTCCGGACATAGCCATAAGGGTTTTGGCGCCTCTTACGGCTTCGACTACATAAGCTTCCTGGGAAGTCATATCCAGGTTGCGGCTGACAGACAGAACGTGGAGGAACTCGGCAAGTTACTGAATATCCTTGAAGATTACCTGAAGCGTGTGGATATTATATACGATGGAGATACAGAGGATGGTGGCGAGGAGACTGCTGCTCGCTTGGAACATCCAGAGGGAGATTCTCCGGCGGTGGAGCCGGAGGAAACAGAGCAGTCTTTTACTGTTGCGGTAGATAAAGAGCTTTACGAATTGATTCCTCTGTTTCTGGAAACCATGCAAAAGAATATATCGGAAATGCGAGAGGCGTTGATAAGCAAACAGTATGAGATAGTGTGTCGGCACGGTCATAGTCAGCGCGGCTTGGGAAGTACATATGGCTTTGACTATCTCGGAAGTTTGGGGAGTAAGATTGAATCTGCAGGAGTGCAGAAGGATAGCAATGCAATCTCCGCCCTGCTGGATGAAATGGATGAATATCTAAATAAAGTGCATATCGTGCAGAAGGAAGGTTGA
- a CDS encoding response regulator yields MSDFTQIKQLETDRPRILIIDDDALMRLALAKILLSAGYDVEQAGDGDEGLRLQRSQSFDLIITDLIMPDKEGIQIIRELRKEDSAIRIIAMSAGGRGGATDYLKWARLMGAKQCLSKPIKREELLDAVTSVLAAP; encoded by the coding sequence ATGAGTGATTTTACCCAGATAAAGCAGTTAGAGACAGACAGACCGCGGATTTTGATCATTGATGACGACGCTTTGATGCGTCTGGCCCTAGCCAAAATTTTGCTTTCCGCCGGTTACGATGTCGAACAGGCAGGGGATGGCGATGAGGGGTTGCGCCTGCAGCGGAGCCAATCTTTTGACTTGATCATCACAGATCTCATCATGCCCGACAAGGAGGGCATCCAGATTATCCGGGAACTGCGCAAAGAGGACAGTGCAATCCGGATTATCGCCATGTCCGCCGGAGGCAGAGGAGGGGCCACGGATTATCTGAAATGGGCCCGCCTCATGGGCGCCAAGCAGTGTCTGAGCAAACCCATCAAACGGGAAGAACTGTTGGATGCGGTGACTTCGGTGCTGGCGGCGCCATGA
- a CDS encoding substrate-binding domain-containing protein translates to MAGTHSDSSKRTGGALWALLILVGIGCGMLFAIKPELFPLGSPRLVRSVVIEPEEAARNGAQWRVVTQWQGAGEAQSEALQLVEFKNVPGWEAPSPIVLKNGEFNAELKGQYQPANYSEEIILELEGATTMSNRLAPELAQYYLTHLGANEVRRLPGKDGDDISVQGIFYSSREIRTIRIKGDGTSWGFSALRNGVCDIAMAANRPSPEEAALFPENILSPEAEHQIGMDAVAIVVHKDNPVQSLTVSDVGKIFRGEITSWDQVGGSSNPIKVFALRDSFGARHLVRQVFMGGKAYAAAVRDVDVHSMMSDFVSEDPHAIGFCSIAFANQCRVMPVGGDAGSEAVAPTPESVRSHTYPAFRDLYLYQLSKSKNVYARDFIRMAQSASGQELVARYGFVSMKSIAGGPGNGIQGSGAGVVDSDAGSLMSQRLAGTGSLPPLDQVGREVVSEAVRRKVLEPYWEAISGATRLPLVLWFEFGSTRLDKQSEVAFEEMIKLLKSPEHAGKKAILVGFSDSAGSYASNLAISRQRTEVVAKRMRNSGIDNVMVLAVGEEEAMEPNKTRSGRERNRRIQVWIK, encoded by the coding sequence GTGGCTGGTACACATTCGGATTCAAGCAAGAGGACCGGCGGCGCTCTTTGGGCGCTCTTGATTTTGGTTGGCATTGGATGCGGCATGTTGTTCGCGATAAAGCCGGAACTTTTTCCCCTCGGCTCGCCTCGCCTCGTGCGGAGTGTGGTCATAGAGCCGGAAGAAGCCGCTCGTAACGGCGCCCAGTGGCGTGTGGTCACCCAGTGGCAGGGTGCCGGAGAGGCACAATCCGAAGCCTTGCAGCTTGTGGAATTCAAGAATGTTCCCGGCTGGGAAGCGCCGTCTCCGATCGTCCTGAAAAATGGGGAATTCAATGCGGAACTCAAAGGGCAGTATCAGCCGGCAAACTATTCGGAGGAAATCATTCTGGAGCTGGAAGGCGCGACAACCATGTCCAATCGTCTCGCTCCGGAACTGGCCCAGTATTATCTGACCCATCTGGGGGCCAATGAGGTGCGCCGATTGCCGGGCAAAGACGGAGACGACATCTCCGTGCAGGGTATTTTTTACTCCAGCCGCGAAATCCGGACCATTCGCATCAAGGGCGACGGCACTTCGTGGGGTTTTTCGGCCTTGCGAAACGGTGTGTGCGACATAGCGATGGCCGCCAACCGGCCGTCACCGGAAGAAGCCGCTCTTTTCCCCGAAAATATTCTGTCTCCTGAAGCCGAACATCAGATCGGCATGGACGCAGTGGCTATTGTCGTACATAAGGATAACCCTGTGCAGTCCCTGACTGTGAGCGATGTCGGGAAAATATTCCGCGGGGAGATCACCAGCTGGGATCAGGTCGGCGGTTCTTCCAACCCCATCAAGGTTTTTGCCTTGCGGGACAGTTTCGGGGCCAGACATCTGGTCCGTCAGGTGTTCATGGGCGGGAAGGCATATGCGGCCGCCGTGAGGGATGTGGACGTGCATTCCATGATGTCCGACTTTGTTTCGGAGGACCCCCACGCCATAGGTTTTTGCAGCATCGCTTTCGCCAACCAGTGCCGGGTGATGCCGGTCGGCGGTGATGCCGGATCCGAAGCCGTGGCTCCTACTCCGGAATCTGTGCGTTCGCATACCTATCCCGCTTTTCGGGATCTTTACCTGTATCAGCTGAGCAAATCCAAGAATGTGTATGCGCGAGACTTTATTCGTATGGCACAAAGTGCCAGCGGGCAGGAGCTGGTCGCCCGGTATGGTTTTGTCAGCATGAAAAGTATTGCCGGTGGACCCGGAAATGGAATTCAGGGCTCCGGTGCCGGAGTGGTGGATTCGGATGCCGGGTCCCTGATGTCGCAGCGTCTGGCCGGAACGGGCTCGCTGCCCCCTTTGGACCAGGTCGGCCGTGAAGTTGTTTCCGAAGCGGTGCGGCGAAAGGTGCTGGAACCGTACTGGGAGGCTATTTCCGGCGCAACCAGGCTGCCCCTGGTTTTATGGTTTGAATTTGGCAGCACCAGACTAGATAAGCAGTCTGAGGTTGCTTTCGAAGAGATGATAAAATTGCTCAAATCTCCGGAACATGCAGGGAAAAAAGCAATTCTGGTCGGATTTTCCGATTCCGCCGGGAGTTACGCCTCTAACTTGGCCATTTCACGACAGAGGACGGAGGTGGTGGCAAAGCGTATGAGAAACAGTGGAATCGATAATGTCATGGTTCTTGCTGTTGGGGAAGAAGAAGCCATGGAACCCAACAAGACCCGTAGTGGCCGGGAAAGAAACCGTCGTATCCAGGTGTGGATTAAATAA
- a CDS encoding PilZ domain-containing protein, which translates to MSDSNNPTVEVLIRKKDSVIFSCPHCRLEKKVNVEKIKDVAHWSVGATCTRCSGKFTVSFNFRQYFRKETSLEGELLNASNQETSMGRVHVKDLSLTGAGLLCEGNAPNRGDMLVLRFFLDDDVKTKIEKKIQVESVRGQRVGASFVDEKLFDAALGKYVLSR; encoded by the coding sequence ATGAGCGACAGTAACAATCCGACAGTGGAAGTGCTTATCCGCAAGAAAGATTCGGTAATCTTCTCTTGCCCGCATTGCAGGTTGGAAAAAAAGGTCAATGTGGAAAAAATAAAAGATGTTGCCCACTGGAGTGTCGGTGCGACATGTACCAGATGCAGCGGAAAATTTACTGTTTCTTTCAATTTTCGGCAATATTTCCGCAAGGAAACTTCTCTTGAGGGCGAGCTGTTAAATGCATCGAACCAGGAGACGAGTATGGGAAGAGTCCATGTAAAGGATCTTTCCCTGACAGGCGCCGGGCTTCTGTGTGAAGGAAACGCTCCAAATCGGGGAGATATGCTTGTTCTGCGTTTCTTTCTGGATGATGATGTAAAAACGAAGATAGAGAAAAAAATTCAGGTGGAATCCGTTCGGGGACAAAGAGTTGGAGCCAGCTTCGTGGACGAAAAACTGTTCGATGCTGCGCTCGGCAAATACGTTCTCTCGAGATAA
- a CDS encoding autotransporter assembly complex protein TamA translates to MEYTVEIPSLPDDLDDLLRSVSDSVALIGSPPDTAGLLRRRMEKDRENFAEALKSRGYFGSEVLASLETTKSPHVIRFHVELGPCFIFDAPALEIIPPDTGLGALLRPLLKSIKAGSGYQAALIPDTETAMLDELRKNGYPSPSTGARRVVADHATGQVHVRFIIRPGGRAVFGRTHIEGLERLNEEFAARHIAWKEGQLFDIRKVDDTRTELIRTGLFRSVRIETEHAENADTADMCLSLLEAPRRTVRAGLWYYSDLGPGTSAGWTNRNLFRGGQELHFDAEISRNLNSASAAFVLPAMWHPDQTLGLQAKYQSENTDSYDSVNLAFSGIMRRKFPDHLQLGYGLAYRLSEVKKEDTRRFHLLSAPLIAEYTTVTEPLDPSSGLALSARAEPFTDLKLRDSSFVSWNIAARSYWPLLKDNSLVLAARGHIGVLAGASRDNVPEDMLLYAGGGGSIRGYAYQYAGDLDEEDKPLGGLSAVDFSAELRLRFSRTFGFVVFGDGGGAFSKRNPLDVSSFFWGAGTGIRYYTPIGPLRLDVAVPLKRRSGVDAPFHFYVSLGQAF, encoded by the coding sequence GTGGAGTATACGGTAGAAATTCCATCTCTCCCGGACGATCTGGACGATCTGCTGCGCTCGGTTTCGGACAGCGTGGCGTTGATCGGGTCTCCGCCCGATACTGCCGGACTGCTGCGGCGGCGCATGGAAAAAGACCGGGAAAACTTCGCCGAGGCCCTGAAATCCAGAGGTTACTTTGGGTCTGAAGTCCTGGCCAGTCTGGAAACAACAAAAAGCCCGCACGTCATCCGCTTTCACGTTGAACTGGGCCCCTGTTTTATCTTCGACGCACCCGCGCTTGAAATCATTCCTCCGGATACGGGCCTGGGTGCCCTGCTCCGCCCGCTTCTCAAATCCATCAAAGCAGGCTCCGGGTACCAGGCCGCGCTGATCCCGGACACGGAAACGGCCATGCTCGATGAACTGCGGAAAAACGGCTATCCTTCGCCCTCAACCGGTGCGCGGCGGGTCGTTGCGGACCATGCCACGGGCCAGGTGCACGTGCGGTTCATCATACGCCCCGGCGGCCGGGCCGTGTTTGGCCGGACGCATATCGAAGGTCTGGAGCGCCTGAACGAGGAATTCGCGGCCAGACACATTGCCTGGAAAGAAGGACAGCTTTTTGACATCCGCAAAGTGGACGACACCCGGACGGAGCTTATCCGCACGGGCCTTTTCCGCTCGGTGCGCATCGAAACGGAGCACGCGGAAAACGCGGACACGGCCGACATGTGTCTGTCGCTGCTCGAAGCGCCCCGGCGTACCGTGCGTGCGGGGCTGTGGTATTACTCCGATCTCGGACCAGGCACAAGCGCAGGCTGGACAAACCGCAATCTGTTCAGAGGAGGCCAGGAGCTGCATTTTGACGCGGAAATCTCCCGGAATCTGAACAGCGCGAGCGCCGCCTTCGTGCTTCCCGCCATGTGGCACCCGGACCAGACTCTCGGCCTGCAGGCCAAGTATCAGTCCGAGAACACGGACAGCTACGACAGCGTCAATCTTGCCTTTTCAGGCATCATGCGCCGCAAATTTCCGGACCATCTGCAACTGGGATACGGTCTGGCCTACCGACTGTCCGAGGTGAAAAAAGAAGACACCCGGCGCTTCCACCTGCTTTCGGCCCCGCTTATCGCGGAATACACGACCGTAACGGAGCCGCTGGACCCGTCCTCGGGTCTGGCCCTGTCCGCCCGGGCGGAGCCCTTCACGGATCTGAAACTGCGGGATTCCAGCTTCGTTTCCTGGAATATCGCTGCGCGGAGCTATTGGCCGCTTCTGAAGGACAACTCCCTCGTTCTGGCCGCCCGCGGCCACATCGGCGTGCTGGCCGGGGCCAGTCGCGACAACGTCCCGGAGGACATGCTTTTGTATGCGGGCGGAGGAGGGTCCATCCGCGGATACGCCTACCAGTACGCCGGAGATCTGGATGAGGAAGACAAGCCTCTGGGGGGCCTGAGTGCGGTCGATTTCTCGGCGGAGCTGCGACTGCGGTTCAGCCGGACTTTCGGATTTGTCGTCTTCGGCGATGGCGGCGGCGCGTTCTCCAAAAGAAATCCGCTGGACGTGTCCTCGTTTTTCTGGGGCGCCGGAACAGGCATCCGTTACTACACACCTATCGGCCCCCTCCGTCTGGATGTGGCCGTTCCGCTGAAGAGACGCAGCGGCGTGGACGCACCCTTTCATTTTTATGTCAGCCTCGGGCAGGCCTTCTGA